A stretch of the Vitis vinifera cultivar Pinot Noir 40024 chromosome 16, ASM3070453v1 genome encodes the following:
- the LOC100258260 gene encoding rust resistance kinase Lr10-like, with product MSNFLKMLLSFICFLFVTIFAEVGATTNECVISRCGHHGPAIRFPFWLKDSQPDHCGYPGFQLSCTEKHQTMIELPNSVKLLVKKINYKSQEIQVHDPADCLPKQLSDLNLSASPFQFKVKHDHSLQDITLLNCSLPANRGFMRQIPCSSVPGYQVYVVDSYYTLFHDYDNYDLLSCSKMYNISSVPNDIFEHFYLNWSKPICRNCEADGKRCRLKSNSTEPETECFIISKKAQGVTKLVITGPMVGSFLLVLVVIMFYRVHCTNKLQRENQIKIEKFLEDYRALKPSRYSFADIKKITNQFQDKLGQGGYGTVYKGKLSNEVLVAVKILSNSKGNGEEFINEVRTMGRIHHVNVVRLVGFCADGFSRALIYEFLPNESLEKFIFSTTIKNRSLGWKKLQDIALGIAKGIEYLHQGCDQRILHFDIKPHNILLDHHLNPKISDFGLAKLCSKEQSTVSMTAARGTMGYIAPEVLSRNFGHVSYKSDVFSFGMLLLEMVGGRKNIDVTVDNTSQLYFPEWAYNHLDQGEELHIRIEKEGDDKIAKQLTIVGLWCIQWYPMDRPPMKAVVQMLEGEGDSLTMPPNPFASTSPT from the exons ATGAGCAATTTCTTGAAAATGCTTCTCTCTTTTATTTGCTTCTTGTTTGTAACAATCTTTGCAGAAGTTGGAGCCACTACCAATGAGTGCGTGATATCAAGGTGCGGTCACCATGGTCCAGCCATCCGGTTCCCTTTCTGGCTTAAAGATAGCCAGCCAGACCACTGTGGGTATCCTGGGTTTCAGTTATCTTGCACAGAAAAGCATCAGACTATGATAGAGCTACCAAATTCAGTGAAGCTGTTGGTGAAGAAAATCAATTACAAATCTCAGGAAATTCAGGTCCATGATCCTGCTGATTGCCTTCCCAAACAGCTTTCAGACCTTAATTTATCAGCCTCTCCCTTCCAGTTCAAAGTCAAACATGACCACAGCCTACAGGACATAACCTTGCTCAATTGTTCCTTACCAGCTAACAGAGGCTTCATGCGACAAATCCCTTGCTCAAGTGTCCCTGGCTACCAAGTTTATGTTGTTGATTCCTACTATACCCTCTTCCATGACTATGACAACTATGACCTATTATCTTGCAGCAAGATGTATAACATTTCATCAGTCCCTAATGATATATTTGAGCATTTTTATCTGAATTGGTCGAAACCAATATGCAGAAACTGTGAAGCAGATGGTAAAAGATGCAGACTGAAGAGTAATAGCACAGAACCTGAAACTGAATGTTTCATCATCAGCAAAAAAGCTCAAG GTGTGACAAAGCTAGTGATTACAG gtcCTATGGTTGGTTCCTTTCTTCTTGTGCTGGTAGTCATTATGTTCTACCGTGTTCATTGCACaaataaattacaaagagaGAATCAAATAAAGATTGAAAAGTTTTTGGAAGATTACAGAGCTCTCAAGCCCTCTAGATACTCTTTCGCTGATATTAAGAAGATAACAAATCAATTTCAGGATAAATTGGGCCAAGGAGGCTATGGAACTGTGTACAAAGGAAAGCTTTCCAATGAAGTTCTTGTTGCAGTAAAGATTCTTAGCAATTCCAAGGGAAATGGGGAAGAATTCATCAATGAAGTGAGAACAATGGGCAGAATCCACCATGTCAATGTTGTTCGCTTGGTCGGCTTTTGTGCCGATGGATTTAGTCGAGCACTTATTTATGAGTTCTTACCAAATGAATCCCTGGAGAAGTTCATATTTTCAACCACCATTAAGAACCGTTCACTTGGTTGGAAGAAGCTTCAAGATATTGCTCTGGGCATAGCCAAAGGAATTGAGTATCTTCACCAAGGTTGTGATCAGAGAATCcttcattttgatatcaagccTCATAATATTCTTCTAGATCATCACCTCAACCCAAAGATATCTGATTTTGGTCTGGCAAAATTGTGTTCCAAGGAGCAAAGTACAGTTTCTATGACGGCTGCTCGAGGGACCATGGGCTATATTGCCCCAGAAGTATTATCTAGAAATTTTGGGCATGTGTCCTACAAGTCAGATGTTTTTAGTTTTGGGATGCTGTTGCTTGAAATGGTAGGCGGAAGGAAGAATATTGATGTTACAGTGGACAACACCAGCCAATTATATTTCCCAGAATGGGCATATAATCATTTGGATCAGGGAGAAGAGTTGCATATCCGGATTGAAAAAGAGGGAGATGATAAAATAGCAAAGCAATTAACAATTGTGGGACTTTGGTGCATTCAATGGTACCCTATGGATCGTCCTCCCATGAAAGCTGTGGTTCAAATGCTGGAAGGAGAAGGAGACAGTTTAACCATGCCCCCTAATCCCTTTGCCTCCACAAGCCCAACATGA